From Pseudomonas sp. G.S.17, the proteins below share one genomic window:
- a CDS encoding DUF1653 domain-containing protein, with protein MKLQPGLYRHYKGPEYRVFSVARHSETEEDVVFYQALYGDYGLWVRPLEMFLESVEVDGEQVPRFALVQAEPSLFSRP; from the coding sequence ATGAAATTACAGCCAGGGCTCTACCGCCATTACAAAGGCCCCGAGTACCGCGTATTCAGTGTTGCCAGGCACTCCGAGACCGAAGAAGACGTGGTGTTTTACCAAGCCTTGTATGGCGATTACGGTCTGTGGGTGCGCCCATTGGAAATGTTTCTGGAGTCGGTGGAGGTTGACGGCGAGCAAGTGCCGCGCTTTGCTTTGGTCCAGGCCGAACCGAGTCTCTTTTCCAGGCCGTGA